The Nitrospirota bacterium genome window below encodes:
- a CDS encoding CBS domain-containing protein, producing the protein MSTVAKIMSKHPKTVGPGVSIVSAAKKMKAARVGSLFVKKGKKLVGILTDTDIVRRAVSSNKPLGKMTVEMVMTTPICTIEGSESVNDAQDMMGDLGVRHLAVTKAGEIVGVVSVRDVMMFYKRYAQSEISPEVKYSEPKIGQD; encoded by the coding sequence ATGTCCACCGTGGCAAAGATCATGAGCAAGCACCCCAAGACCGTGGGCCCTGGTGTGTCGATTGTGAGCGCGGCGAAGAAAATGAAGGCTGCGCGGGTCGGCTCGCTGTTTGTGAAGAAGGGGAAGAAGCTGGTCGGGATCCTCACCGATACGGATATTGTCCGCCGCGCTGTTTCGTCCAACAAGCCGCTCGGCAAGATGACCGTCGAGATGGTTATGACGACCCCCATTTGCACGATCGAAGGGAGTGAGTCGGTGAACGATGCGCAGGACATGATGGGCGACCTGGGTGTGCGCCATCTCGCTGTGACCAAAGCCGGGGAGATCGTGGGAGTCGTGTCGGTGCGGGATGTGATGATGTTTTATAAGCGCTATGCGCAGTCCGAAATTTCA